A region from the Variovorax sp. V93 genome encodes:
- a CDS encoding redoxin domain-containing protein gives MKLAPGNTAPAIAASTIHGKPVQVPDPQPRYVHLQFRRFAGCPVCNFHLLTMGRRQPEIAAAGIRQVVFFHSSREEMLKYQAQLPFDCVADAGKKHFKAFGVETSLRALLHPRVFWSGLRWILAARRFYTRAENGVLGLPADFLVDAHGRIAACKYGVHADDHWEVDELLQLARKAQPAQANPGDAPVVPA, from the coding sequence ATGAAACTCGCACCTGGGAACACGGCTCCCGCCATTGCCGCAAGCACCATCCACGGCAAGCCCGTCCAGGTTCCGGACCCGCAGCCGCGCTACGTGCACCTTCAGTTCCGGCGCTTCGCGGGCTGCCCCGTGTGCAATTTCCACCTGCTCACCATGGGCAGGCGCCAGCCGGAAATTGCCGCGGCGGGCATTCGCCAGGTGGTCTTCTTTCATTCGTCGCGCGAGGAAATGCTCAAGTACCAGGCGCAGCTGCCCTTCGATTGCGTCGCCGACGCAGGCAAGAAGCACTTCAAGGCGTTCGGGGTCGAGACCTCCTTGCGGGCGCTCTTGCATCCCCGCGTCTTCTGGAGCGGGTTGCGGTGGATCCTGGCTGCCAGGCGCTTCTACACCAGGGCCGAGAACGGCGTCCTGGGACTGCCGGCGGACTTTCTCGTCGATGCGCACGGGCGCATCGCGGCCTGCAAGTATGGCGTGCATGCCGACGACCACTGGGAGGTGGACGAATTGCTGCAGTTGGCCCGCAAGGCGCAGCCTGCGCAGGCGAATCCGGGCGACGCGCCGGTCGTGCCGGCCTGA
- the metG gene encoding methionine--tRNA ligase: protein MSAPRKLFVTTALPYANGKFHIGHMMEYIQADIWVRNQRMNGAEVNFVCADDAHGAAITIAADKAGVTPQAFVAEIAAGRKPYLDGYYISFDNWHSTDAPENHQLAQDIYRDLRANGLIETKSVEQFYDPEKGMFLADRFIKGECPNCHSKDQYGDNCEVCGAVYAPTELINPYSALSGAKPELRSSDHFFFKLSDPRCEAYLKEWTAAPGHVQSEVQNKIREWLYKDDEGKGGLGDWDISRDAPYFGIEIPDAPGKYFYVWLDAPVGYLASLKNLLDKRCIELGGDGISYTEYMADPDLEQVHFIGKDIITFHTLFWPAMLHFSGRKAPDAVYVHGHLTVSGEKMSKSRGTGIDPLRYLSIGLDPEWLRYYIAAKLNGRNEDIDFNPEDFVARVNSDLVGKYINIASRAAGFIGKRFGGKLGEVSADGDALLFALRDAAPQLHSLYDGRDYARALREVMALADKVNEYVDQNKPWELAKKEGQEARLHDVCTVCIEAFRLLTLYLKPVLPALAANVEAFLKISPLAWADAAQSLPAGHAIGEYKHLMQRADAKVVDKLFDAPEPAPAAAVAQEALPGGEAIAPAIAIDDFAKIDLRIAKIVACEKVEGSTKLLRLTLDAGEGKTRNVFSGIASAYQPEQLVGKLTVLVANLAPRKMKFGLSEGMVLAASHGDEKAHPGIHVLEPWPGATPGMRVR, encoded by the coding sequence ATGTCCGCCCCGCGCAAGCTCTTCGTCACCACCGCCCTGCCGTATGCCAACGGCAAGTTCCATATCGGCCACATGATGGAATACATCCAGGCCGACATCTGGGTGCGGAACCAGCGAATGAATGGCGCCGAGGTCAACTTCGTCTGCGCCGACGACGCGCACGGTGCGGCCATCACCATCGCGGCCGACAAGGCCGGCGTGACGCCGCAGGCCTTCGTGGCCGAAATCGCGGCCGGCCGCAAGCCCTACCTCGACGGCTACTACATCTCGTTCGACAACTGGCACTCGACCGACGCGCCCGAGAACCACCAGCTCGCGCAGGACATCTACCGCGACCTGCGCGCCAACGGCCTGATCGAAACCAAGAGCGTCGAGCAGTTCTACGACCCCGAAAAGGGCATGTTCCTGGCCGACCGCTTCATCAAGGGCGAATGCCCCAACTGCCACTCGAAGGACCAGTACGGCGACAACTGCGAGGTGTGCGGCGCCGTGTACGCGCCCACCGAGCTGATCAATCCCTACTCGGCGCTGTCGGGCGCCAAGCCCGAGCTGCGCAGCTCCGACCACTTCTTCTTCAAGCTCTCGGACCCGCGCTGCGAGGCCTACCTGAAGGAATGGACCGCCGCCCCCGGCCACGTGCAGTCCGAGGTGCAGAACAAGATCCGCGAATGGCTCTACAAGGACGACGAAGGCAAGGGCGGCCTCGGCGACTGGGACATCAGCCGCGACGCGCCCTACTTCGGCATCGAGATTCCCGATGCGCCGGGCAAGTACTTCTACGTGTGGCTCGATGCGCCCGTGGGCTACCTGGCGTCGCTCAAGAACCTGCTCGACAAGCGCTGCATCGAGCTCGGCGGCGACGGCATCTCGTACACCGAGTACATGGCCGACCCCGACCTGGAGCAGGTGCACTTCATCGGCAAGGACATCATCACCTTCCACACCCTCTTCTGGCCCGCGATGCTGCACTTCAGCGGCCGCAAGGCGCCCGACGCGGTGTACGTGCACGGCCACCTCACGGTCAGCGGCGAGAAGATGAGCAAGAGCCGCGGCACCGGCATCGACCCGCTCAGGTACCTGTCGATCGGGCTCGACCCGGAGTGGCTGCGCTACTACATCGCGGCCAAGCTCAACGGCCGCAACGAAGACATCGACTTCAACCCCGAGGACTTCGTCGCGCGCGTCAACAGCGACCTCGTGGGCAAGTACATCAACATCGCGAGCCGCGCGGCGGGCTTCATCGGCAAGCGCTTCGGCGGCAAGCTGGGCGAGGTGTCGGCCGACGGCGACGCGCTGCTGTTCGCGCTGCGCGATGCGGCGCCGCAGCTGCATTCGCTCTACGACGGCCGCGACTACGCCCGCGCACTGCGCGAGGTGATGGCGCTGGCCGACAAGGTGAACGAGTACGTCGACCAGAACAAGCCCTGGGAGCTGGCCAAGAAGGAAGGCCAGGAGGCGCGGCTGCACGACGTGTGCACCGTGTGCATCGAGGCCTTCCGCCTGCTCACGCTGTACCTGAAGCCGGTGCTGCCGGCGCTGGCGGCGAATGTCGAGGCCTTCCTGAAGATCTCGCCGCTGGCCTGGGCGGATGCGGCGCAATCGCTGCCCGCGGGCCATGCCATCGGCGAGTACAAGCACCTGATGCAGCGCGCCGACGCCAAGGTGGTCGACAAGCTGTTCGACGCGCCCGAGCCGGCGCCGGCCGCCGCCGTGGCGCAGGAAGCACTGCCGGGCGGCGAGGCCATTGCGCCCGCCATCGCCATCGACGACTTCGCCAAGATCGACCTGCGCATCGCGAAGATCGTGGCCTGCGAGAAGGTCGAGGGCTCGACCAAGCTGCTGCGCCTGACGCTCGATGCGGGCGAAGGCAAGACCCGCAACGTGTTCAGCGGCATCGCCTCGGCCTACCAGCCCGAGCAGCTCGTGGGCAAGCTCACGGTGCTGGTCGCCAACCTGGCGCCGCGCAAGATGAAGTTCGGCCTCAGCGAAGGCATGGTGCTGGCCGCGAGCCATGGCGACGAAAAGGCCCACCCCGGCATCCACGTGCTCGAGCCCTGGCCGGGCGCGACGCCGGGCATGCGCGTGCGCTGA
- a CDS encoding phosphodiester glycosidase family protein: MRKLLLLLALCVAGAAGLASAAAAEPRYTVVKIDLRRERLELFLRDDTGAPFKRLDRLEAWLAARNRQLVFAMNAGMYHADFSPVGLLVQEGQEVAPLNLAAGTGNFFLKPNGVFLVSDEGRPRVVESSEYPALSRGVRLATQSGPLLLRRGVVHPAFIPDSDSRKIRNGVGVSGHTAIFVISEQPVNFYEFALYFRDVLRCRDALYLDGTVSALHSPALGRSDFTRELGPILGVAVP, translated from the coding sequence ATGAGAAAACTGCTGCTACTGCTGGCCCTGTGCGTGGCTGGTGCGGCCGGCCTGGCCTCCGCGGCAGCCGCCGAACCGCGCTATACCGTCGTGAAGATCGATCTGCGCCGGGAACGGCTCGAGCTGTTCCTGCGCGACGACACGGGCGCCCCGTTCAAGCGCCTCGACCGCCTCGAAGCCTGGCTCGCCGCGCGCAACCGGCAACTCGTGTTCGCGATGAACGCCGGCATGTACCACGCCGATTTTTCCCCCGTCGGCCTGCTGGTGCAGGAAGGGCAGGAGGTGGCGCCGCTCAACCTGGCGGCCGGCACGGGCAACTTCTTCCTCAAGCCGAACGGCGTGTTCCTGGTGTCGGACGAAGGGCGGCCGCGCGTGGTCGAGTCGTCGGAGTACCCGGCGCTGTCCAGGGGCGTCCGGCTGGCGACCCAGTCGGGCCCGCTGCTGCTGCGCCGCGGCGTGGTGCATCCCGCCTTCATTCCGGACTCCGATTCGCGCAAGATCCGCAACGGCGTGGGCGTATCGGGCCACACGGCGATCTTCGTGATCAGCGAGCAGCCGGTGAACTTTTACGAGTTTGCGCTCTACTTTCGTGACGTGCTGCGTTGCCGCGACGCGCTCTATCTCGACGGCACCGTGTCGGCACTGCATTCGCCCGCGCTCGGTCGCAGCGACTTCACCAGGGAGCTGGGACCGATACTCGGCGTGGCGGTGCCGTGA
- a CDS encoding YceH family protein yields the protein MTQALPILSLVETRVLGVLAEKQRTVPDSYPLTLNSLVSGCNQKTSRNPVLELSEAQVQAAIDSLKGYSLVAETSGGRAFRYEHNIDRVLRIPSQSVILLTVLMLRGPQTAGELRIACDRMHNFADISSVEGFLDELAERPAGALVVKLARLPGARESRWAHLLSGAPAEELAGPGGASAEGAHASHDASLGEVAALKANVARLEAELASLKALVGRVCSELGISDAG from the coding sequence ATGACCCAGGCCCTTCCCATTCTTTCGCTTGTCGAAACCCGCGTGCTCGGCGTGCTGGCCGAGAAGCAGCGCACTGTGCCCGACAGTTATCCGCTGACACTCAATTCGCTGGTGTCCGGCTGCAACCAGAAGACCAGCCGCAACCCGGTGCTCGAACTGAGCGAGGCCCAGGTGCAGGCCGCCATCGACAGCCTCAAGGGCTACAGCCTGGTGGCCGAAACCAGCGGTGGCCGGGCGTTCCGCTACGAGCACAACATCGACCGGGTGCTGCGCATTCCGTCGCAGTCGGTGATCCTGCTCACCGTGCTGATGCTGCGCGGGCCGCAAACGGCGGGCGAGCTGCGCATTGCCTGCGACCGCATGCACAACTTCGCCGACATCTCGTCGGTCGAGGGTTTTCTCGACGAGCTCGCCGAGCGTCCGGCCGGCGCGTTGGTGGTCAAGCTCGCGCGCTTGCCGGGTGCGCGCGAGAGCCGCTGGGCGCATCTCTTGAGCGGTGCGCCGGCGGAAGAGCTTGCGGGGCCGGGCGGCGCATCGGCCGAGGGGGCGCATGCATCGCACGATGCATCGCTCGGCGAGGTGGCCGCGCTCAAGGCCAACGTGGCGCGGCTCGAGGCCGAGCTCGCATCGCTTAAGGCGCTGGTGGGGCGGGTGTGCTCGGAGCTCGGGATTTCCGACGCGGGTTAG
- a CDS encoding phytanoyl-CoA dioxygenase family protein, with protein MTEHSDLSVNDARAQAFIRDGFLRIDNAFARELAAEARAILWRDTGCDPDDPSTWIRPVVRLGMYAQQPFVQAANTPLLHSAFDLLVGPGRWQPCRSMGTFPVRLPSAGDPGDAGWHIDASFGLENPDFMTWRANIRSKGRALLMLFLFSDVGEDDAPTRIRAGSHADIARMLAPAGEEGLSLGELARNGFAESAGWPEVLATGAAGTVYLCHPFLVHSAQPHRGRHPRFMAQPPLLPAEPFSLESPVRCPVEEAIWRALNG; from the coding sequence ATGACTGAGCATTCGGATCTTTCGGTGAACGATGCGCGCGCGCAGGCCTTCATCCGCGACGGCTTCCTGCGCATCGACAACGCCTTTGCGCGCGAACTCGCGGCCGAGGCCCGTGCAATCCTTTGGCGCGACACCGGATGCGATCCGGACGATCCGTCGACATGGATCAGGCCCGTCGTCCGGCTCGGCATGTACGCGCAGCAGCCCTTCGTCCAGGCTGCGAACACGCCGCTCCTGCACAGCGCCTTCGACCTGCTCGTCGGACCGGGGCGGTGGCAGCCGTGCCGCAGCATGGGCACTTTCCCCGTGCGCTTACCCTCGGCCGGGGATCCGGGCGACGCCGGCTGGCACATCGACGCGAGCTTCGGGCTGGAGAACCCCGACTTCATGACGTGGCGGGCGAACATCCGCTCGAAGGGGCGTGCCTTGCTGATGCTCTTTCTTTTCTCGGATGTGGGCGAGGACGATGCACCCACGCGCATCCGCGCCGGCTCGCATGCCGACATCGCCCGCATGCTGGCGCCGGCGGGCGAGGAAGGCTTGTCGCTGGGGGAACTGGCGCGCAATGGCTTTGCCGAATCCGCCGGGTGGCCCGAGGTGCTGGCGACGGGCGCGGCGGGCACCGTGTACCTGTGCCACCCGTTCCTCGTGCATTCGGCGCAACCGCACCGCGGCAGGCATCCGCGCTTCATGGCGCAGCCGCCGCTGCTGCCCGCAGAGCCCTTCAGTCTCGAGTCGCCCGTGCGCTGCCCGGTGGAAGAGGCGATCTGGCGGGCGCTGAACGGCTGA
- a CDS encoding TetR/AcrR family transcriptional regulator yields the protein MGRPAKFTHSQLQAAALELVDREGLAGLSMRALAGELGTGAMTLYNYVSQREDIDLLVVEAVIGEARWPLAGHAQWQDEVRAIATGLWQAVRAHPHAIPLILTRRSRSPAVFEVTEALLRALARSGRSGQALLVAFRAVSGLITGLAQSELAGLLAQQATESAELTIARFRALPPDRFAHLIDIANAAAGSTADGEFQASLDLLLAGLSADRGGDR from the coding sequence ATGGGACGACCCGCCAAATTCACGCATTCGCAACTCCAGGCCGCGGCGTTGGAGCTGGTCGACAGGGAAGGGCTGGCGGGCCTTTCCATGCGCGCACTGGCCGGCGAGCTCGGCACCGGTGCCATGACGCTCTACAACTATGTCTCGCAGCGCGAGGACATCGATCTGCTGGTGGTGGAGGCGGTGATCGGCGAAGCGCGCTGGCCGCTTGCCGGCCATGCGCAATGGCAGGACGAAGTCCGGGCCATTGCCACGGGGTTGTGGCAGGCGGTACGGGCGCATCCGCATGCCATCCCGTTGATCCTCACGCGCCGCAGCCGCTCGCCGGCCGTGTTCGAGGTAACCGAAGCCCTGCTGCGCGCGCTGGCCCGCAGCGGGCGCTCGGGACAGGCCCTGCTCGTGGCCTTCCGCGCCGTGTCCGGGCTGATCACGGGGCTTGCTCAATCGGAGCTCGCCGGTCTGCTGGCGCAGCAGGCCACGGAGTCGGCGGAACTCACCATCGCGCGGTTCCGGGCCTTGCCGCCCGATCGCTTTGCGCACCTGATCGACATTGCCAATGCGGCCGCAGGCAGCACGGCGGACGGCGAGTTCCAGGCGAGCCTGGATCTGCTGCTCGCGGGGCTGTCCGCAGACCGCGGCGGCGATCGCTGA
- a CDS encoding LysR substrate-binding domain-containing protein: MNLLASMRYLVALSEHKHFGRAAQACHITQPALSNALRSLESEFGVVIVKRARVYVGLTHEGERVLATAQRMLRDNEVLQQELRSEEGHPRGRLRMAAVPTAIPMLSRFAAMLHELHPGIVPAVLSMSSQDLETGLESLSVDLALGYTERMHLPGIKLTAWPQSVEHYFLLRRAARPSADRLRIGQPMSWAEAGQRPLCLLTPDMHNRSIIDQALRDAGIALEPAIETNSVLTLALAVLAGTVSSVLPGSMVAAVRSYRELEALPLVAPEVKTPLGFMTQTGVRPSRALDAALVFLQTPAWREQVRLHSGALGE, from the coding sequence GTGAATCTTCTCGCGTCGATGCGCTATCTGGTTGCGCTCAGCGAGCACAAGCATTTCGGACGCGCGGCGCAGGCCTGCCACATCACGCAGCCGGCGCTGTCGAACGCGCTGCGCTCGCTCGAAAGCGAGTTCGGCGTGGTCATCGTCAAGCGTGCGCGCGTCTACGTGGGGCTCACGCACGAAGGCGAGCGGGTGCTGGCCACGGCCCAGCGCATGCTGCGCGACAACGAGGTGCTGCAGCAGGAGCTGCGCAGCGAAGAGGGCCATCCGCGCGGGCGGCTGCGCATGGCGGCGGTGCCCACCGCCATTCCGATGCTGTCGCGCTTTGCCGCGATGTTGCACGAGCTGCACCCGGGCATCGTGCCGGCGGTGCTGTCGATGAGCTCGCAAGACCTGGAAACGGGGCTCGAAAGCCTCTCGGTCGACCTCGCGCTGGGCTATACCGAGCGCATGCATTTGCCGGGCATCAAGCTCACGGCCTGGCCGCAGAGCGTGGAGCACTACTTCCTGCTGCGGCGCGCGGCCAGGCCCTCGGCCGACCGGCTGCGCATCGGCCAGCCGATGTCATGGGCCGAGGCCGGCCAGCGGCCGCTGTGCCTGCTCACGCCTGACATGCACAACCGTTCCATCATCGACCAGGCGCTGCGCGACGCCGGCATTGCGCTGGAGCCGGCCATCGAGACCAACTCGGTACTTACCCTTGCATTGGCCGTGCTCGCGGGCACCGTGAGCAGCGTGCTGCCGGGGTCGATGGTGGCGGCCGTGCGCAGCTACCGCGAGCTGGAGGCCTTGCCGCTGGTCGCCCCCGAGGTCAAGACCCCGCTGGGCTTCATGACCCAGACCGGCGTGCGCCCCTCGCGCGCGCTCGATGCCGCCCTGGTGTTCCTGCAGACGCCGGCATGGCGCGAGCAGGTGCGGCTGCACAGCGGCGCCCTCGGCGAATAG
- the apbC gene encoding iron-sulfur cluster carrier protein ApbC → MALTPEGLMDALKAVADPNTGKNFVATRSLKNLQISEGDVSFDLELGYPAKSQHAAMRKALVAAAKAVPGVSNVSVNITTKVISHAVQRGVQLMPNVKNIIAVASGKGGVGKSTTAANLALALAAEGAAVGLLDADIYGPSQPMMLGIEGRPESEDGKTMEPLENHGVQVMSIGFLVDQDEAMIWRGPMATQALEQLLRQTNWKDLDYLIVDMPPGTGDIQLTLSQRVPMTGAVIVTTPQDIALLDAKKGIKMFEKVGVPILGIVENMAVHICSNCGHVEHIFGSEGGKKMAEQYQMEYLGALPLDINIRLQADSGKPTVVADPDGEVAGIYKAVARQVAVGIAEKAKDFSAKFPTISISKNT, encoded by the coding sequence ATGGCACTCACCCCAGAGGGGCTCATGGACGCGCTCAAGGCCGTCGCAGACCCCAACACCGGCAAGAATTTCGTGGCGACCCGGTCGCTCAAGAACCTGCAGATATCGGAGGGCGACGTGTCGTTCGACCTCGAGCTCGGCTACCCGGCCAAGAGCCAGCACGCGGCCATGCGCAAGGCACTGGTGGCGGCCGCAAAGGCGGTGCCGGGCGTGAGCAACGTCTCGGTCAACATCACGACCAAGGTCATCAGCCATGCGGTGCAGCGCGGCGTGCAGCTGATGCCCAACGTGAAGAACATCATCGCGGTGGCGTCCGGCAAGGGCGGCGTGGGCAAGAGCACCACGGCGGCCAACCTGGCGCTGGCGCTGGCCGCCGAAGGCGCGGCCGTCGGGCTGCTGGACGCCGACATCTACGGCCCGAGCCAGCCGATGATGCTGGGCATCGAGGGCCGGCCCGAGAGCGAGGACGGCAAGACCATGGAGCCGCTCGAGAACCACGGCGTGCAGGTCATGTCGATCGGCTTCCTGGTCGACCAGGACGAGGCCATGATCTGGCGCGGCCCCATGGCCACCCAGGCGCTGGAGCAGCTGCTGCGCCAGACCAACTGGAAAGACCTCGACTACCTGATCGTCGACATGCCGCCCGGCACCGGCGACATCCAGCTGACCCTTTCGCAGCGCGTGCCGATGACCGGCGCCGTGATCGTCACCACGCCGCAGGACATCGCACTGCTCGATGCCAAGAAGGGCATCAAGATGTTCGAGAAGGTCGGCGTGCCGATCCTGGGCATCGTGGAAAACATGGCGGTGCACATCTGCTCCAACTGCGGCCACGTCGAGCACATCTTCGGCTCCGAGGGTGGCAAGAAGATGGCCGAGCAGTACCAGATGGAATACCTGGGTGCGTTGCCGCTGGACATCAACATCCGCCTGCAGGCCGACAGCGGCAAGCCGACCGTGGTGGCCGACCCCGACGGCGAAGTGGCCGGCATCTACAAGGCCGTCGCACGGCAGGTGGCGGTGGGTATTGCCGAGAAGGCCAAGGACTTCTCGGCGAAGTTCCCGACCATCTCCATCAGCAAGAACACCTGA
- a CDS encoding patatin-like phospholipase family protein, translating to MPETPPATGLLLTGGGARAAYQVGVLEAIAGIRRAAGLAGRRNPFDVITGTSAGAINAAALACGADDFEGAVERIAQVWRDFHAGQVYRADSLSVLGSGTRWRMLLGFGRFAANWMRIKPRSLLDNAPLAELLARMVPLERLPQLMRQGHLQALAVTASSYSSGEHVTFFEAAVPMEPWVRSQRLSVRDRISHAHLLASSAIPFVFPATALPMQGHTEYFGDGSMRQSAPIAAAIHLGAKRILVIGAGRMHEPRDADAPNTYSGYPTMAQIAGHALSSIFLDALAVDIERLRRINHTLGLIPEEARASSTLRPLDLLVIAPSERLDVIAARHVDALPGAVRHLLGGSRVAADVKGGALASYLLFEAGYTRELMALGRADAMRQQGEVLRFFGWDAAA from the coding sequence ATGCCAGAGACACCCCCCGCCACCGGTCTCCTGCTCACCGGCGGCGGCGCCCGGGCCGCCTACCAGGTCGGCGTGCTCGAGGCCATTGCCGGGATCCGGCGCGCGGCGGGCCTGGCCGGCCGGCGCAATCCCTTCGACGTGATCACGGGCACCTCGGCCGGCGCGATCAATGCGGCCGCGCTGGCCTGCGGCGCCGACGACTTCGAAGGGGCCGTCGAGCGCATCGCGCAGGTCTGGCGCGACTTCCACGCCGGGCAGGTCTACCGCGCCGACTCGCTCTCGGTGCTCGGCAGCGGCACGCGCTGGCGCATGCTGCTCGGGTTCGGGCGCTTTGCCGCCAACTGGATGCGCATCAAGCCGCGCTCGCTGCTGGACAACGCGCCGCTGGCCGAGCTGCTGGCCCGCATGGTGCCGCTCGAGCGCCTGCCGCAGCTCATGCGGCAGGGCCACCTGCAGGCGCTGGCCGTGACCGCATCGAGCTACAGCTCGGGCGAGCATGTCACCTTCTTCGAAGCCGCGGTGCCGATGGAGCCCTGGGTGCGCTCGCAGCGGCTGTCGGTGCGCGACCGCATCAGCCACGCGCACCTGCTGGCCTCGTCGGCCATTCCCTTCGTGTTTCCAGCCACCGCGCTGCCGATGCAGGGGCATACCGAATATTTCGGCGACGGCTCGATGCGCCAGTCGGCCCCCATCGCGGCGGCCATCCACCTCGGCGCCAAGCGCATCCTGGTGATCGGTGCGGGCCGCATGCACGAGCCGCGCGACGCCGACGCGCCCAACACCTACAGCGGCTATCCCACCATGGCGCAGATCGCGGGCCACGCGCTGTCGAGCATCTTTCTCGACGCGCTGGCGGTGGACATCGAGCGGCTGCGGCGCATCAACCACACGCTCGGCCTGATTCCCGAGGAAGCGCGCGCATCGAGCACGCTGCGCCCGCTCGACCTGCTGGTGATCGCGCCATCGGAACGCCTGGACGTGATCGCGGCGCGCCATGTCGATGCGCTGCCCGGCGCGGTGCGCCATCTGCTGGGCGGCTCCAGGGTTGCGGCCGATGTGAAGGGCGGCGCGCTCGCGAGCTACCTGCTGTTCGAGGCGGGCTACACGCGCGAACTGATGGCGCTCGGGCGGGCCGACGCGATGCGCCAGCAGGGCGAGGTGCTGCGCTTCTTCGGGTGGGATGCGGCGGCCTGA
- a CDS encoding enoyl-CoA hydratase/isomerase family protein: protein MLPTLQIDGHAAYLTLRRPQAANKLTPEDLPAIVSHLEAANGSPDVLVLVVRSEGKYFCSGYDISEVAASSQTEGRSFGEMVDALENCRPVTIAAVHGGVFGGATDLVLACDFRVGVRAAEMFMPAVRLGLHYYQSGMERYVSRLGLDTAKRLFLTAEKLDGSAMRECGFLTHLAEDAAALDAEVLRLRTTLAGMAPLALLGMKKHLNQIARGTADAASIQREVQRTVASEDLAEGGRAWREKRTPVFKGR, encoded by the coding sequence ATGCTTCCCACGCTCCAGATCGACGGCCACGCCGCCTACCTCACCCTGCGCCGTCCGCAGGCCGCCAACAAGCTGACGCCGGAGGATCTGCCGGCCATCGTCAGCCACCTGGAGGCGGCGAATGGCTCGCCGGACGTGCTGGTGCTGGTCGTGCGCTCGGAGGGCAAGTATTTTTGCAGCGGCTACGACATTTCGGAGGTCGCCGCCAGCAGCCAGACCGAGGGCCGCAGTTTCGGCGAGATGGTCGATGCGCTGGAAAACTGCCGCCCCGTCACCATCGCGGCGGTGCACGGCGGCGTCTTCGGCGGCGCCACCGACCTGGTGCTGGCCTGCGACTTCCGCGTGGGCGTGCGGGCCGCCGAGATGTTCATGCCGGCCGTCCGGCTCGGCCTGCACTACTACCAGAGCGGCATGGAGCGCTATGTCTCCCGCCTCGGGCTGGACACGGCCAAGCGGCTCTTCCTGACCGCCGAGAAACTCGACGGCAGCGCGATGCGCGAATGCGGATTCCTCACGCACCTGGCCGAGGACGCGGCGGCGCTCGACGCGGAGGTTCTGCGCCTGCGCACCACGCTCGCCGGGATGGCGCCACTTGCGCTTTTGGGCATGAAGAAGCACCTGAACCAGATCGCGCGCGGCACGGCCGACGCCGCCTCGATCCAGCGCGAGGTGCAGCGCACTGTCGCATCCGAAGACCTGGCCGAGGGCGGCCGCGCCTGGCGCGAGAAGCGCACGCCGGTCTTCAAGGGCCGCTGA
- a CDS encoding isocitrate/isopropylmalate dehydrogenase family protein: MTTPIPATLIPGDGIGPEIVDATLAALDALKAPFEWDRQIAGLGGVQASGDPLPQATLDSIRRTRLALKGPLETPSGGGYRSSNVRLREEFQLYANLRPARTIIPGGRFDKIDLMVVRENLEGLYIGHEHYVRIDGDPHAVGMATGINTRQGCLRLLEYAFETAVATGRKKVTLVHKANIMKVLTGLFLETGLRLYEEKYKGKFELDTIIVDACAMKLVLNPWQFDMLVTTNLFGDILSDLVAGLVGGLGMAPGANIGADAAIFEAVHGSAPDIAGKGIANPTALLLAAALMLEHVRLPDLAARLRKAIDDTLNIDKVRTGDLGGSAGTAAFTKALVSRIQNG, encoded by the coding sequence ATGACCACCCCCATTCCCGCAACCCTGATTCCCGGCGATGGCATCGGCCCCGAAATCGTCGACGCCACCCTGGCCGCGCTCGATGCGCTGAAGGCACCCTTCGAGTGGGACCGCCAGATCGCCGGCCTCGGCGGCGTCCAGGCCTCGGGCGATCCGCTGCCGCAGGCCACGCTGGACAGCATCCGCCGCACCCGCCTGGCCCTCAAGGGCCCGCTGGAGACGCCCTCGGGCGGCGGCTACCGCTCGTCGAACGTGCGGCTGCGCGAGGAATTCCAGCTCTATGCCAACCTGCGCCCCGCGCGCACCATCATTCCGGGCGGCCGCTTCGACAAGATCGACCTGATGGTCGTGCGCGAGAACCTCGAAGGCCTGTACATCGGCCACGAGCACTATGTGCGCATCGACGGCGACCCGCATGCCGTGGGCATGGCCACCGGCATCAACACGCGCCAGGGCTGCCTGCGCCTGCTCGAATACGCCTTCGAGACCGCCGTGGCCACCGGCCGCAAGAAGGTCACGCTGGTGCACAAGGCCAACATCATGAAGGTGCTGACCGGCCTGTTTCTGGAGACGGGCCTGCGGCTCTACGAAGAAAAGTACAAGGGCAAGTTCGAGCTCGACACCATCATCGTCGACGCCTGCGCGATGAAGCTGGTGCTCAATCCGTGGCAGTTCGACATGCTGGTGACGACCAACCTGTTCGGCGACATCCTGTCCGACCTGGTGGCGGGCCTGGTGGGCGGCCTGGGCATGGCGCCCGGCGCCAACATCGGCGCCGATGCGGCGATCTTCGAGGCCGTGCACGGCTCGGCGCCCGACATCGCCGGCAAGGGCATCGCCAATCCCACGGCACTGCTGCTGGCCGCCGCGCTGATGCTCGAGCACGTCAGGCTGCCCGACCTCGCCGCGCGCCTGCGCAAGGCCATCGACGACACGCTCAACATCGACAAGGTGCGCACTGGCGACCTCGGCGGCAGCGCCGGCACGGCGGCATTCACCAAGGCACTGGTCAGCCGCATTCAAAACGGCTGA